One uncultured Caproiciproducens sp. DNA segment encodes these proteins:
- the larA gene encoding nickel-dependent lactate racemase, whose protein sequence is MKTIKIPYYTSSMDLHIEENNLEAIITAKMYESDEKRSQKEIVREALEHPIGSKKLRELAVGKNKFVLVTSDHTRAVPSKITLPILLSEIRAGSPNADITILIATGLHRETTEAEQRKMFGAFIVDHEKIAVNKAFQTKDFVYVCKLPSGANFNVNHLAMECDLLVTEGFIEPHFFAGFSGGRKSILPGICSQQTVNENHSFQAIASPYAKTGVLNHNPIHEDMVCAARAVNVQFILNVAQDSEKNIIAAFAGDLEQAHEEGCRFIRELSQCPVVTGDIVITSNGGYPLDQNLYQSPKAVATAEACAGEDGVIIMCASCIDGMGGTYFEKLIVSGTVDEIEEYLSKIPPAKTIPEQWCAQIYSRILKKHKIILVTTYLSHDLVRKANIIPASSPDEALEMAYRIKGKDAHVVVIPDGVSVLAVNQDV, encoded by the coding sequence TTGAAGACCATCAAGATTCCGTATTATACGTCAAGTATGGATTTGCATATTGAAGAAAATAATCTGGAAGCCATCATTACGGCAAAAATGTACGAAAGTGATGAGAAAAGAAGTCAGAAAGAAATTGTGCGAGAGGCGCTGGAACATCCCATTGGCTCCAAAAAGCTTAGAGAGCTTGCTGTGGGAAAGAATAAATTTGTGCTTGTCACGAGTGATCATACTCGTGCGGTACCCAGTAAAATCACACTGCCTATTCTTCTTTCCGAAATCCGAGCTGGAAGTCCAAATGCGGACATCACAATCCTGATTGCAACAGGTCTGCACAGAGAGACCACGGAAGCGGAGCAACGCAAAATGTTTGGCGCCTTCATCGTGGATCACGAAAAAATCGCTGTGAATAAAGCTTTTCAGACGAAGGATTTCGTCTATGTATGCAAGTTGCCTTCTGGTGCAAATTTTAATGTCAATCACTTAGCAATGGAATGTGATCTTTTAGTGACAGAAGGATTTATTGAGCCCCATTTCTTTGCGGGGTTCTCTGGTGGGCGCAAGAGTATCCTCCCAGGTATCTGTTCACAGCAAACAGTGAACGAAAACCACTCCTTTCAGGCCATCGCAAGCCCTTATGCCAAGACCGGAGTTTTAAATCACAATCCCATCCACGAAGATATGGTATGTGCCGCCCGCGCGGTAAACGTACAATTTATTCTGAATGTGGCACAGGACAGCGAAAAGAATATCATTGCTGCCTTTGCGGGCGATTTGGAACAGGCGCATGAGGAAGGTTGTCGTTTTATCAGAGAACTTTCTCAATGCCCCGTGGTTACAGGAGACATTGTCATTACTAGTAATGGTGGCTATCCTTTAGATCAGAATTTGTATCAGTCACCCAAAGCTGTCGCCACCGCCGAAGCCTGTGCGGGGGAAGATGGTGTGATTATCATGTGCGCTTCCTGCATTGACGGCATGGGCGGAACATACTTTGAAAAGCTAATTGTTTCCGGTACAGTGGATGAAATTGAAGAGTATCTTTCTAAAATTCCACCTGCCAAAACCATTCCTGAGCAATGGTGTGCTCAGATCTATTCACGCATTCTTAAAAAGCATAAGATCATTCTGGTAACGACGTATCTGAGTCACGACTTGGTGCGTAAAGCCAACATTATACCAGCTTCCAGCCCGGATGAAGCGCTTGAAATGGCATATAGAATAAAAGGTAAGGATGCTCATGTGGTGGTTATTCCTGATGGTGTTTCTGTGCTGGCTGTCAACCAAGATGTCTGA
- a CDS encoding response regulator produces MLDNKENDLIKVVIVDDEYLERNLLKKCIDWTSLNMKIVGEAQDATEALDLICRESPDILFTDIQMPGTDGIGLSEFAFKKFPEIHVVVITGFDKFEYAQRSIKAGISDFLLKPIDGEEVQRTAVKLKKRIENDRKSMQEEIELKKQLYDNLPYLRERFFNELMFGEVDGVREKMSFLGIYFENAVFQVAVFEIVPEAVPPDEESCFLLSIRVRKRINDFFQSWKNTFVFAHTTDRIVILNNDSRIDLYEQCEILLKQTAEKLPYPFCIGLGSMKKQIDEICISYREALEAVHYRVAFGNNTVILYDTIRFPGSAESSGSKGYDEQLDFYIKAGLSNKIQDTIQKICESIDLKKASALETLRMTAMNINLFIFRSMAEAGLEPDEIYRFELQTNSRVFQLRTLPETEEFLKEIVSKCLDLLDQRQNSQISSLIEVVKNYIRENYMNGNLSLSDLAEKLYFNPSYLSRTFKKKAGVSFTEYLMEVRMTKAVELLKNGKLKAFEIAAAVGIPEPNYFSTCFKKYTGVSVSQYRKPLNFKDS; encoded by the coding sequence ATGTTGGATAACAAAGAAAATGACTTAATCAAGGTTGTTATAGTTGACGATGAATATTTGGAGCGTAATTTGTTGAAAAAATGCATTGACTGGACTTCTTTAAACATGAAAATTGTGGGAGAGGCGCAGGATGCAACCGAAGCTCTCGATTTGATCTGTCGCGAAAGCCCAGACATACTGTTTACAGATATTCAAATGCCCGGTACAGATGGAATCGGGCTAAGCGAATTCGCTTTTAAAAAATTTCCAGAAATACATGTTGTAGTAATCACGGGCTTTGATAAGTTTGAATATGCACAGCGCAGTATTAAGGCGGGTATTTCGGATTTTTTATTGAAGCCAATTGATGGCGAAGAAGTTCAAAGAACAGCGGTAAAGCTAAAAAAGCGGATTGAAAATGACAGAAAAAGCATGCAGGAGGAAATTGAGCTTAAAAAGCAGCTTTATGACAATCTTCCTTATTTACGGGAGCGTTTCTTCAATGAGCTCATGTTTGGCGAAGTAGACGGTGTCCGTGAAAAGATGTCGTTCCTTGGAATCTATTTTGAAAACGCCGTTTTTCAAGTAGCTGTGTTCGAAATAGTTCCAGAAGCAGTACCGCCTGACGAGGAATCCTGTTTCCTGCTGAGCATACGTGTACGCAAAAGAATTAATGATTTTTTTCAGTCTTGGAAAAACACTTTTGTGTTTGCCCATACAACCGACCGCATTGTAATACTGAATAACGATTCTCGGATAGACCTTTACGAGCAGTGTGAGATTCTGCTCAAACAAACTGCAGAGAAACTTCCTTATCCCTTTTGTATCGGCCTTGGCAGTATGAAAAAGCAGATTGATGAAATTTGCATTTCCTACAGGGAAGCACTCGAGGCGGTTCATTACAGAGTTGCCTTTGGCAACAATACGGTGATTTTATACGATACGATCCGCTTCCCCGGCAGTGCAGAATCATCGGGCAGCAAAGGATACGATGAACAGCTTGATTTTTATATCAAGGCAGGCCTAAGTAATAAGATACAGGATACGATTCAGAAGATCTGTGAAAGCATAGATTTAAAAAAAGCATCTGCTTTAGAAACCCTTCGGATGACCGCTATGAATATCAACCTTTTCATTTTTCGGTCAATGGCAGAGGCAGGCCTCGAACCTGATGAAATTTACCGTTTCGAGCTTCAAACAAACAGCCGGGTCTTTCAGCTCCGAACTCTTCCGGAAACAGAAGAATTTTTGAAAGAAATCGTCAGCAAATGTCTGGATTTACTCGACCAACGTCAGAACAGCCAGATCAGCAGTTTAATTGAAGTCGTTAAAAACTATATACGTGAAAACTACATGAACGGCAACCTTTCCCTTTCAGATCTGGCTGAAAAGTTGTATTTTAACCCAAGTTATCTCAGCCGAACTTTCAAAAAAAAAGCTGGTGTCAGTTTCACAGAATATCTGATGGAAGTAAGGATGACCAAAGCGGTCGAACTTCTGAAGAATGGTAAATTGAAGGCTTTTGAAATTGCAGCAGCCGTCGGCATCCCAGAACCGAATTATTTCAGCACCTGCTTTAAAAAGTACACAGGAGTTTCTGTCAGTCAATACCGTAAACCTCTTAATTTCAAAGACTCCTAA
- a CDS encoding sugar ABC transporter permease, producing MEKLMKDKKAIFIFAFPTFLLFTVIVVVPIFFSLYYSTLQWDGFSKSISVGFSNYVNLFVNNTDGFTQSVINSLILALISVGIQLPISLLLAIILSRGIRKERFFRTVYFIPVIISTVVIGQLWMKIYNEDYGILNTVLRSLGLGSLANSWLANPSTALGSVFVAMLWQYVGYHMLLMYASAKSISPDIYEAARIDGASEVKMAFRITIPLMKPILCVCVVFAVTGSFKAFDLIYVMTGGGPMHSTDVPTTLMYTTIFSRYQYGYGSAMAIFIIIECLVCTVIIQKLFSKNADY from the coding sequence ATGGAAAAACTGATGAAAGACAAAAAAGCGATTTTTATTTTCGCTTTCCCCACATTCCTGCTCTTTACCGTGATCGTAGTTGTACCAATCTTTTTCTCACTTTACTACAGCACGTTGCAGTGGGACGGCTTTAGCAAGTCTATATCTGTGGGTTTTTCCAATTATGTAAATCTATTTGTGAACAACACGGACGGATTTACTCAGTCGGTAATCAACTCCCTAATCCTAGCTTTGATTTCTGTTGGTATTCAGCTACCGATATCCTTGCTTCTGGCAATCATCCTGTCCAGAGGAATCAGGAAGGAGCGTTTTTTTAGAACAGTTTATTTTATCCCAGTGATCATCTCCACCGTTGTAATCGGGCAGCTTTGGATGAAAATTTACAATGAGGATTACGGTATTCTCAATACAGTGCTCCGGTCCCTTGGGCTCGGCTCTCTCGCTAATTCATGGCTTGCGAATCCCAGCACAGCGCTTGGTTCGGTTTTCGTCGCCATGCTGTGGCAATATGTCGGCTATCACATGTTGCTGATGTATGCAAGCGCCAAATCAATTTCTCCAGATATCTATGAAGCGGCCCGCATTGACGGGGCAAGTGAAGTAAAAATGGCGTTTCGGATCACAATCCCATTAATGAAACCGATTCTGTGTGTGTGTGTTGTTTTCGCCGTGACAGGATCCTTTAAAGCATTTGACTTGATCTATGTTATGACGGGCGGAGGGCCGATGCATTCCACAGATGTTCCTACCACGCTGATGTACACCACGATTTTCTCGCGATACCAATACGGATATGGCAGTGCCATGGCTATTTTTATTATTATTGAATGTCTTGTCTGCACCGTTATCATTCAGAAGCTTTTTAGCAAAAATGCAGACTATTGA
- a CDS encoding UxaA family hydrolase encodes MNFMGYVRPNGTVGARNHVAVIPSVICANDVAQAVVGQVQGTVGYFHHQGCCQLPPDLERVTDTLIGLGCSSNVGAALVVSLGCEGTDHERLVETIAKTGKPVEIIRIQELGGVSRAIQAGIDAAQKMVLEISRLQREPMDLSNVVMAIKCGASDATSGMASNCVVGYVADKMVDLGATVVFGETTEFIGAEHILARRAVSSDVGNKIYEIVNRMEIRAKSLGCDMRKGQPTPGNIAGGLSSIEEKSLGAIVKSGTRPIQGVLEYPEMITTQKGLWIKDTPGREPEILTGMACTGAQFMLFSTGRGAPQGFPSMPVIKVCGNPNTFDRMSHDMDLNAGLIIKGEKTIEQVGMETFEKIIRVLNGEMTKNEIIKYFNSIDIYTLGPVI; translated from the coding sequence ATGAATTTTATGGGATATGTAAGACCTAACGGAACCGTGGGCGCAAGAAATCATGTGGCCGTCATCCCCAGCGTAATCTGTGCCAATGATGTGGCACAAGCTGTTGTGGGACAGGTTCAAGGGACAGTTGGGTATTTCCACCATCAAGGCTGCTGTCAACTGCCCCCGGATCTTGAACGGGTAACAGACACCCTCATTGGCCTTGGATGCAGTTCTAACGTGGGTGCAGCTCTAGTAGTGAGCTTGGGCTGTGAAGGAACCGACCATGAACGTTTGGTTGAGACTATTGCCAAAACCGGAAAGCCGGTCGAAATCATCCGCATTCAGGAGTTGGGCGGTGTTTCCCGCGCCATTCAAGCGGGAATTGATGCTGCGCAGAAAATGGTGCTTGAAATATCTAGGTTACAGCGCGAACCGATGGATCTTTCTAATGTTGTTATGGCTATTAAATGTGGTGCTTCCGATGCAACCAGCGGGATGGCCTCCAACTGTGTTGTAGGTTATGTGGCAGATAAAATGGTCGATCTTGGAGCCACCGTCGTATTTGGTGAAACCACAGAATTTATCGGTGCAGAGCATATTCTTGCTCGCAGGGCTGTTTCTTCCGATGTGGGTAATAAAATATACGAAATCGTCAACAGGATGGAAATTAGGGCAAAATCACTCGGCTGTGATATGCGGAAAGGTCAGCCAACTCCGGGAAATATTGCTGGAGGCCTTTCCTCCATTGAGGAAAAGTCCTTGGGCGCCATCGTGAAATCTGGCACCCGTCCGATACAGGGCGTTTTGGAGTATCCTGAAATGATTACTACACAAAAGGGACTTTGGATTAAGGATACCCCCGGTCGGGAACCTGAAATTTTAACCGGCATGGCATGCACTGGGGCTCAGTTTATGCTGTTTTCTACTGGCCGCGGTGCCCCACAAGGTTTCCCAAGCATGCCAGTAATCAAGGTGTGCGGCAATCCTAATACTTTTGATCGCATGAGCCATGATATGGACTTGAACGCAGGCCTGATCATTAAGGGTGAAAAGACCATCGAGCAGGTCGGAATGGAGACTTTTGAAAAAATCATTCGCGTTCTCAATGGTGAAATGACCAAGAATGAAATTATTAAGTATTTCAATTCCATCGATATCTATACTTTAGGTCCCGTTATCTGA
- a CDS encoding glycoside hydrolase family 3 C-terminal domain-containing protein, with protein sequence MESYKNENLTFELRAKDLVSRMTLEEKVTQMLYQSPAIQRLGIPSYNWWCEALHGVARAGVATVFPQTIGMAATFDEDLIEKMADIISTEGRAKYHEFQRKGDHDIYKGLTFWSPNINIFRDPRWGRGHETYGEDPYLTAKLGSAFVRGIQGKDHKYLKAAACAKHFAVHSGPESERHSFNAVVSKKDLWETYLPAFKELVTNAKVEGVMGAYNRTNGEPCCGSKTLLKDILREEWGFKGYVTSDCWAIKDFHENHMVTKTAPESVALAVNNTCDTNCGSMFANLLIAHEEGLVRESTIDEAVVRLMITRMKLGMFDDPKHVPFSDTPYALNDCTEHGKFNLEVAKKSLVLLKNKDHLLPLYKSKLKSIAVVGPNADSREALAGNYCGTSSRYHTVLEGINDYLKDEVRVYYAEGCHLYKDRVEPLALKSDRIAEAVSAAEKSDAVVLCLGLNATLEGEEGDAGNSYASGDKPDLDLPGEQQKLMEAVVAVGRPVILVLLSGSALAVSWADEHVQAIVQAWYPGAMGGKAIAPMLFGDYSPSGRLPVTFYKTSEELPDFRDYSMENRTYRYMKQEALYPFGYGLSYTKFEYSVPVLSETNIRAGSDIDVYTYVTNTGNIKSEEVVQLYLQDEEASTCVPKWQLAGIKKICLETGKSTKVQFHVTARQMCVIDDEGCCFLEPGEFRVYIGGSQPDSRSMKLLTTQVNYADFSVIGNKLPMAR encoded by the coding sequence ATGGAATCATATAAAAATGAAAATCTAACTTTTGAACTACGAGCAAAAGACCTAGTTTCCAGAATGACACTGGAGGAAAAAGTAACGCAGATGCTCTATCAGTCTCCGGCTATTCAACGACTCGGAATTCCTTCATACAACTGGTGGTGTGAAGCATTGCATGGGGTAGCCAGAGCAGGCGTCGCTACTGTCTTCCCTCAGACGATAGGCATGGCAGCCACTTTTGATGAGGATTTGATAGAAAAAATGGCCGATATTATCTCCACAGAAGGGCGTGCGAAATATCATGAATTCCAGAGAAAAGGCGATCATGACATCTATAAGGGACTTACATTCTGGTCTCCGAATATCAATATATTCAGAGATCCTCGGTGGGGTCGGGGTCATGAAACTTATGGGGAAGATCCCTATCTGACGGCAAAACTGGGCAGTGCATTTGTGAGAGGGATACAGGGAAAAGATCATAAATATCTGAAAGCCGCTGCTTGTGCGAAACATTTTGCAGTTCACAGTGGCCCTGAAAGTGAACGCCATAGTTTTAACGCTGTAGTATCGAAAAAAGATTTGTGGGAAACATATCTCCCTGCCTTTAAGGAACTTGTTACAAACGCCAAAGTGGAAGGTGTTATGGGTGCATATAACCGTACGAATGGAGAACCTTGTTGCGGAAGTAAAACTCTCTTAAAAGATATTCTCAGAGAGGAATGGGGGTTCAAAGGATATGTGACCTCGGACTGTTGGGCAATCAAGGATTTCCATGAAAATCATATGGTAACAAAAACTGCCCCGGAATCGGTTGCCCTTGCTGTCAACAATACTTGTGATACCAACTGCGGCAGCATGTTTGCCAATCTTCTTATTGCACACGAAGAAGGGCTTGTCCGTGAGAGCACAATAGATGAAGCGGTAGTTCGGCTGATGATTACCCGTATGAAACTTGGCATGTTTGATGATCCAAAGCATGTACCTTTTTCGGATACGCCGTATGCATTAAACGATTGCACCGAGCATGGGAAATTTAATTTAGAAGTGGCCAAAAAGTCTTTGGTCTTATTGAAAAATAAAGATCATTTACTTCCATTATATAAAAGCAAGCTGAAATCGATAGCGGTTGTTGGACCCAATGCAGATAGCAGAGAAGCCCTTGCTGGAAATTACTGCGGAACTTCATCAAGATATCATACAGTCTTGGAAGGAATCAATGATTATTTAAAGGATGAGGTCAGAGTCTATTACGCAGAAGGATGTCATTTATATAAGGACAGGGTGGAACCGCTTGCATTAAAATCTGATCGTATTGCTGAGGCGGTTTCCGCAGCAGAAAAGTCTGATGCTGTAGTATTGTGCCTTGGGCTGAACGCAACCCTTGAGGGCGAAGAAGGCGATGCCGGTAATTCATACGCTAGCGGTGACAAACCGGACCTTGATTTGCCCGGTGAACAGCAAAAGTTGATGGAAGCTGTCGTTGCGGTAGGGAGACCTGTGATTCTGGTATTGCTTTCCGGCAGTGCTTTAGCGGTTAGTTGGGCGGATGAACATGTGCAAGCTATTGTTCAGGCATGGTACCCGGGAGCAATGGGAGGAAAGGCAATTGCTCCGATGCTTTTTGGAGACTACAGCCCTAGTGGCAGATTGCCGGTTACTTTCTATAAAACTTCCGAAGAATTGCCAGATTTCCGTGATTATTCCATGGAAAACAGGACGTACCGCTATATGAAACAGGAGGCTTTGTACCCGTTTGGTTATGGCCTAAGTTATACAAAATTTGAATATTCAGTTCCTGTACTCAGCGAAACAAATATAAGAGCTGGTTCAGATATTGACGTGTATACTTATGTAACAAACACAGGAAATATAAAGTCGGAGGAAGTCGTACAGCTCTATTTACAGGACGAAGAAGCTAGTACCTGTGTTCCAAAATGGCAGCTTGCAGGAATAAAAAAGATATGCTTAGAGACCGGCAAATCGACCAAAGTTCAATTTCATGTAACTGCAAGGCAAATGTGTGTCATTGACGACGAGGGCTGCTGTTTTCTTGAGCCTGGTGAGTTCCGTGTTTATATCGGTGGTAGCCAACCAGATAGTCGCAGTATGAAGTTATTGACAACACAAGTGAATTATGCCGATTTTTCAGTAATTGGTAATAAGCTACCAATGGCACGCTAA
- the larC gene encoding nickel insertion protein, with the protein MAALLELYHDKAEFLKQMNSLGLPRVTVECVPSQKCGITGSHVRVTVNGEEEMIEVVELCSNSSPNT; encoded by the coding sequence ATGGCAGCACTTCTGGAACTTTATCACGACAAAGCAGAGTTTTTAAAGCAGATGAACTCACTCGGTCTGCCAAGAGTAACCGTAGAATGTGTACCCTCTCAAAAATGCGGAATTACAGGAAGCCATGTTCGAGTCACAGTTAATGGCGAAGAAGAAATGATTGAGGTTGTAGAACTTTGCAGCAACTCATCGCCGAATACATAG
- a CDS encoding UxaA family hydrolase → MDLKLALKVHNMDNVATIFADGIVKGTEVEIRDKKGNSEIIKVLDDVPYGHKIALRDIQVNEQITKYGEKIGVATKIIKKGDYVHVHNLDSTRGRGDLKTGAAL, encoded by the coding sequence GTGGATTTAAAACTTGCACTGAAAGTACATAACATGGATAATGTGGCAACCATTTTTGCAGACGGAATTGTTAAAGGCACTGAAGTGGAAATTCGTGACAAAAAAGGAAATTCTGAAATCATCAAAGTGTTGGACGACGTTCCATATGGCCATAAAATTGCACTGAGGGATATCCAAGTAAATGAACAGATTACAAAATATGGCGAAAAAATCGGAGTTGCTACGAAAATAATAAAAAAAGGTGACTACGTTCACGTACACAATCTTGACAGCACGCGCGGACGCGGTGACCTAAAAACTGGAGCTGCACTATGA
- a CDS encoding carbohydrate ABC transporter permease produces MGIPQVWRISNYLTVLTSGNVAVYLMNSVIVTAVTIAVSTILITTSAYSIVRLRWKMSKVFLTYILLGLMVPIHATLLPLFIILRNLNLLNTYLSLILPYVVFALPMGVFIMVGFLKSIPKELEESACLDGCGIYKTFYYIVLPLLRPAIATVAIFTFLSSWNELMFANTFINSEHLKTLTVGIMSLSGQQGTQWGSIGAGLVIATVPTLLIYFLLSDQLQKSMIAGALKG; encoded by the coding sequence ATGGGAATTCCGCAAGTTTGGAGAATATCCAACTACTTAACAGTGCTGACGAGTGGAAACGTGGCTGTCTATCTGATGAACAGCGTAATTGTGACCGCGGTTACCATTGCAGTATCCACTATACTCATTACCACCTCAGCCTATTCCATTGTTCGCCTACGTTGGAAAATGAGCAAGGTCTTTCTGACTTACATACTGCTAGGTTTGATGGTTCCCATTCATGCTACTTTGCTACCGTTGTTCATTATCTTAAGAAATCTGAATCTCCTAAATACCTATTTATCGTTGATTCTGCCCTATGTCGTTTTCGCCCTTCCAATGGGCGTCTTTATCATGGTGGGCTTTTTGAAGAGCATACCGAAGGAGCTGGAGGAATCAGCCTGTCTGGACGGCTGCGGAATCTATAAAACTTTTTACTATATTGTGCTGCCACTGCTTAGGCCAGCCATTGCAACCGTCGCTATTTTCACATTCCTGTCTTCGTGGAACGAGTTGATGTTCGCAAATACATTTATCAACAGCGAGCATCTCAAGACGTTGACGGTGGGCATCATGTCTCTTTCCGGACAACAAGGAACACAGTGGGGCTCCATCGGTGCCGGTCTTGTAATTGCTACCGTTCCAACACTACTGATCTATTTTCTGCTCAGCGATCAGCTGCAGAAAAGCATGATAGCTGGTGCCTTAAAAGGGTAA
- a CDS encoding extracellular solute-binding protein, with protein MKHLISKIGAVMLAGVMTASFTACSSSAPAAQQAASNTPASSAAGVPASTEKVTLTFWNNYTNDTQHTMADTIKKWNTDHPDIQIDASATENNAYKMKIKTAIAANDAPDIIYTWAGGFTQPFVDAGKILPLDDYLNDGTKDKLLDGALTNITYNGKVYGLTYNQQAGALYVNNDLFKQYNVKIPTTFEELLSAVKTFKSKGLVPMGVGEKDEWPGMWYYDMIALREAGAQTSLDALNKKASYNQDAFVNAAKKLEDLVDAGAFAPGALSITRDEAVAQFTQGKVPMYFGGNFDAQVIDDSLKGKVSAVKFPTIAGGKGVDTEYLGGGADALCISANTKYKDQAVQAVKFLASSFSTSMYVTGGGLPEWKYDTVDQTKIDPLSKQIMDDIVKGSTGSVPAWDLYLLGNDAQTHLDLVQSLFGKQVTPQQFGEQMQQKVNKAS; from the coding sequence TTGAAACATTTGATTTCTAAAATTGGCGCAGTAATGCTGGCAGGCGTAATGACGGCTAGCTTTACGGCATGTAGCTCTTCTGCTCCTGCAGCGCAGCAGGCTGCATCCAATACTCCGGCATCTTCCGCAGCCGGCGTCCCCGCTTCCACAGAAAAGGTGACACTGACATTCTGGAATAACTACACCAATGATACTCAGCACACGATGGCTGACACCATCAAGAAGTGGAACACTGATCACCCGGACATTCAAATTGATGCAAGTGCAACCGAAAACAACGCGTACAAGATGAAAATTAAAACAGCAATCGCAGCCAACGATGCACCTGACATTATCTACACATGGGCTGGTGGCTTCACACAACCTTTTGTAGATGCCGGTAAAATTCTTCCTCTGGATGATTACTTGAATGACGGTACAAAAGACAAGCTGCTTGATGGGGCATTGACGAACATCACCTACAACGGAAAAGTATATGGTCTTACATACAATCAGCAGGCCGGCGCTTTGTATGTCAACAACGATTTGTTCAAGCAGTACAATGTTAAAATACCGACTACCTTTGAAGAATTACTCAGCGCAGTTAAAACCTTCAAGTCGAAGGGCCTGGTACCCATGGGTGTTGGTGAAAAAGACGAATGGCCGGGCATGTGGTATTATGATATGATCGCCCTTCGTGAAGCTGGCGCACAGACCTCGCTTGATGCTCTGAACAAGAAAGCATCCTACAATCAAGACGCATTTGTAAATGCTGCAAAAAAGCTGGAGGATCTTGTGGATGCAGGAGCATTTGCTCCCGGTGCTCTGAGTATAACGAGAGACGAGGCCGTCGCACAGTTTACCCAAGGTAAAGTTCCAATGTATTTCGGCGGAAATTTTGATGCTCAGGTCATTGATGACTCTCTCAAGGGCAAAGTAAGTGCTGTTAAATTCCCGACTATTGCAGGCGGAAAAGGCGTAGATACCGAATATCTCGGCGGCGGTGCGGATGCACTTTGTATTAGCGCAAATACAAAATATAAAGATCAAGCTGTTCAGGCTGTCAAATTTCTGGCGTCTTCTTTCTCAACCAGTATGTATGTTACAGGCGGCGGTTTGCCGGAATGGAAATACGATACTGTGGATCAGACCAAAATCGATCCGCTTTCCAAACAAATTATGGATGACATCGTAAAAGGCTCGACCGGAAGCGTTCCAGCTTGGGACCTTTACCTTTTAGGGAACGACGCACAGACACATCTGGATTTAGTACAAAGCCTGTTTGGAAAACAAGTCACTCCACAGCAATTCGGCGAACAAATGCAGCAAAAGGTTAACAAGGCTTCCTAA